From Candidatus Neomarinimicrobiota bacterium, one genomic window encodes:
- the queG gene encoding tRNA epoxyqueuosine(34) reductase QueG, with product MHQHPSARLKVFIREAARRHGFQKVGFAEPSTLDREVKDLRAWLAAGRHGSMTWLTRRVEERTDPRVYFPQVKTVVSLAMNYYTPPPERPAHAPKWSSYAWGDDYHRLLKRRLKAVLAEVAQAYPGVRGIACVDTSPIMEKVWAQRAGLGWQGKHTNLITRDYGSWVFLGELLLDVELEPDPPFDEDLCGSCTACLEACPTGALTAPYQIDARRCISYLTIEYRGSFSREQAGWLHGWIYGCDICQAVCPWNVRFARPSPEPAFAPREVITAFDFEDWAALGEKRW from the coding sequence CCGCCCGGCGCCACGGTTTCCAGAAAGTGGGCTTTGCGGAGCCGTCAACCCTGGATAGAGAGGTGAAGGACCTGCGCGCGTGGCTGGCAGCGGGCCGCCACGGCAGCATGACCTGGCTGACCCGGCGAGTGGAGGAACGGACCGATCCCCGGGTCTATTTCCCCCAGGTGAAGACGGTGGTGTCCCTGGCTATGAACTACTACACACCGCCGCCGGAGCGTCCCGCGCATGCTCCCAAATGGTCCAGCTACGCCTGGGGCGACGACTACCACCGGCTGCTGAAAAGGCGCCTGAAAGCCGTGCTGGCTGAGGTGGCCCAAGCCTACCCGGGCGTCAGGGGGATTGCCTGCGTGGACACCTCCCCAATAATGGAGAAGGTCTGGGCGCAGCGGGCGGGCCTGGGCTGGCAGGGCAAGCACACCAACCTGATCACCCGCGATTACGGCTCGTGGGTGTTCCTGGGGGAGCTGCTGCTGGATGTGGAGTTGGAACCCGATCCGCCCTTTGACGAGGACCTGTGCGGCAGCTGCACTGCCTGCCTGGAGGCCTGCCCCACCGGCGCCCTCACCGCCCCGTATCAAATCGACGCCCGCCGGTGCATCTCCTATCTGACTATCGAGTACCGGGGCAGCTTCAGCCGAGAACAGGCGGGCTGGCTGCACGGCTGGATCTATGGCTGCGACATCTGCCAGGCGGTGTGTCCCTGGAACGTGCGCTTTGCCCGGCCGAGCCCGGAGCCAGCCTTCGCGCCGCGGGAGGTCATCACCGCATTTGACTTTGAGGATTGGGCGGCGCTGGGTGAGAAGCGGTGGG